Proteins from a single region of Methanoculleus taiwanensis:
- a CDS encoding EamA family transporter, giving the protein MLWIIFAGAAALLDAAYYLLVKRYVGDTDAGGLAAGTFLTAGLLLLAIAAVRGIPPVGEGFLPAVALSAGVNTVAAALYLRAFRTTDISLAVPMLAFTPLFLVVTSSLMLREGPTAAGLAGIACIAFGVYVLNLSGEGTGILDPFRKIRSDPGIVAMLGVAFLFSIGANADKLALQNSDPVLGTGCILLAMGVLFAGMTRIRNARTGRAAPLPLGASLLTGSVLAASAVAVNLALAVQIVPYVIAMKRLSILITVIYAGRLLGEGDPAARISGAVLMATGAAIIALLSTTPD; this is encoded by the coding sequence ATGCTCTGGATCATCTTTGCCGGCGCCGCCGCCCTGCTCGATGCGGCGTACTACCTGCTCGTGAAGCGGTACGTCGGGGATACCGATGCCGGCGGTCTCGCGGCGGGGACATTTCTGACAGCGGGACTGCTGCTCCTGGCGATAGCGGCGGTGCGGGGAATACCGCCGGTCGGGGAGGGTTTTCTCCCGGCCGTCGCCCTCTCCGCCGGCGTCAACACCGTCGCGGCGGCACTCTATCTCCGGGCGTTCCGGACGACGGATATCTCCCTTGCGGTGCCGATGCTCGCCTTCACCCCGCTCTTCCTCGTCGTCACCTCGTCGCTCATGCTCCGGGAAGGCCCGACCGCCGCCGGACTCGCCGGGATAGCCTGCATCGCATTCGGCGTCTACGTGCTGAACCTCTCCGGAGAGGGAACCGGCATCCTCGATCCGTTCCGGAAGATCCGGAGCGATCCCGGTATCGTGGCGATGCTCGGCGTCGCGTTTCTCTTCAGCATCGGTGCGAACGCCGACAAACTCGCACTGCAGAACTCCGACCCCGTCCTCGGTACGGGCTGCATCCTCCTTGCGATGGGAGTTCTGTTTGCGGGCATGACCCGGATCCGAAATGCCCGCACGGGCAGAGCCGCTCCCCTGCCGCTCGGCGCATCCCTCCTGACGGGCTCCGTCCTCGCCGCAAGCGCCGTCGCCGTCAACCTCGCCCTCGCCGTCCAGATCGTACCGTACGTGATCGCGATGAAACGGCTGAGCATTCTTATTACGGTGATCTACGCAGGACGCCTCCTCGGCGAGGGAGACCCCGCCGCCCGGATAAGCGGAGCCGTCCTGATGGCTACCGGAGCGGCGATAATCGCCCTGTTGTCAACTACCCCCGACTAA
- a CDS encoding heparan-alpha-glucosaminide N-acetyltransferase, protein MAGTAGSGRYWEIDAARGIAVIAMILFHAVFDVNYFGVAPVNVSSGFWRMVAYLTASTFIFLVGVSLTISHARASRRLDEPALTRKYLRRGATIFGYGLVITAITWLFLPSGYIVFGILHFIGIAVMLAPFFLRFETANLILGVATLLAGYVTNSITGPWPLLWLGIHPASFTSLDYVPLLPWFGLVLFGLYFGRKFYPGGVRGFRGWSAEPYGARPLAYLGRHSLVIYFLHQPIILLAIFLIAPGAIGLQL, encoded by the coding sequence ATGGCCGGGACAGCAGGCTCCGGACGCTACTGGGAGATAGACGCAGCACGCGGCATCGCCGTCATCGCGATGATTCTCTTTCACGCGGTCTTCGACGTAAACTACTTCGGCGTCGCACCGGTGAACGTCTCGAGCGGGTTCTGGCGGATGGTCGCCTACCTCACGGCGTCGACATTCATCTTCCTCGTCGGCGTCTCCCTCACCATCAGCCACGCCCGGGCGAGCAGGCGGCTCGACGAACCTGCGCTCACCCGGAAATACCTCAGGCGGGGGGCGACTATCTTCGGCTACGGCCTCGTCATCACCGCGATAACCTGGCTCTTCCTCCCGTCGGGGTACATCGTCTTTGGGATCCTCCACTTCATCGGCATCGCCGTCATGCTCGCCCCCTTCTTCCTACGCTTCGAAACGGCGAACCTCATCCTCGGCGTCGCCACCCTTCTCGCGGGATACGTCACGAACAGCATAACCGGTCCCTGGCCGCTCCTCTGGCTCGGCATCCACCCTGCGTCATTCACCAGCCTCGATTACGTTCCGCTCCTCCCCTGGTTCGGCCTCGTCCTCTTCGGCCTCTATTTCGGGCGGAAGTTCTACCCGGGCGGCGTCCGGGGATTCCGCGGATGGTCGGCGGAGCCGTACGGCGCCCGCCCGCTCGCATACCTCGGCCGCCACTCGCTCGTCATCTACTTCCTCCACCAGCCGATAATCCTCCTCGCCATCTTTCTGATCGCCCCGGGCGCAATCGGGCTCCAGCTATGA
- a CDS encoding HAD family hydrolase: MDNTLFDFVSAKREACRCIVEQVGAGNEDELFGYFLRGVHGFEDHGNIRDYLATLDLVCPETFATCCRIYEEVKLACITPYPGVETTLCRLRDADLTLAVVTDAESGQATRRLTRTGLLDHFEIVVTPDISGKRKPAPDSFRCALARCGAEPHQAMMVGDSPNRDIAPGRELGMLTAFARYGDWRSGEKTEPEADFVLTGFSALLDHLGLGPDRTGGQTHRDVLRP, encoded by the coding sequence ATGGACAACACGCTCTTCGACTTCGTGTCGGCAAAGCGCGAGGCCTGCCGGTGTATCGTCGAGCAGGTCGGGGCGGGGAACGAAGACGAACTCTTCGGCTACTTCCTTCGGGGAGTCCACGGGTTTGAAGACCACGGGAATATCCGCGACTACCTCGCTACCCTCGATCTGGTCTGTCCGGAGACGTTCGCTACCTGCTGCCGCATCTACGAAGAGGTGAAACTTGCGTGCATCACGCCGTATCCCGGGGTGGAGACGACGCTCTGCCGCCTGCGGGATGCCGATCTCACGCTTGCCGTCGTCACGGACGCGGAGTCCGGCCAGGCGACGCGGCGGCTCACCCGGACGGGGCTGCTCGATCACTTCGAGATCGTCGTCACCCCCGATATCTCGGGGAAGCGAAAACCGGCACCCGACTCGTTCCGGTGCGCCCTCGCCCGGTGCGGGGCGGAGCCGCACCAGGCGATGATGGTCGGGGACAGTCCGAACCGCGACATCGCCCCGGGGAGGGAGCTCGGGATGCTGACCGCCTTTGCACGTTACGGCGACTGGCGCTCAGGGGAGAAGACCGAGCCCGAGGCGGACTTTGTGCTCACCGGCTTTTCGGCGCTCCTCGACCACCTCGGTCTCGGCCCGGATCGTACCGGCGGGCAGACGCACCGGGACGTGCTGCGCCCGTGA